From Vibrio artabrorum, a single genomic window includes:
- a CDS encoding GlpM family protein: MISLFFKCLLGAAAVLLIALLSKSKSFYISGLVPLFPTFALIAHYIVGTEQTMVELRTTALFGLFSLVPYAAYLSAVYLFSYRYNLVSTLSLATLVWILCASMLLLGWTRLMPSTI, encoded by the coding sequence ATGATCTCGTTGTTCTTTAAATGCCTGCTGGGTGCGGCCGCGGTTTTATTGATTGCGTTGCTGTCGAAGAGTAAGAGCTTTTACATCTCTGGTTTAGTACCGCTGTTTCCGACCTTTGCTCTGATTGCTCACTACATTGTTGGCACGGAACAAACCATGGTGGAGTTGCGCACAACAGCACTGTTTGGCCTGTTTTCGCTAGTGCCCTATGCCGCTTATCTTAGCGCTGTGTATCTGTTTAGTTATCGCTATAACTTAGTATCGACACTTTCGTTAGCGACCTTAGTGTGGATATTGTGTGCTTCAATGTTGCTGCTAGGTTGGACGCGTTTGATGCCAAGTACGATTTGA
- a CDS encoding GGDEF domain-containing protein — protein MKWTHKIVIFLVIATFAIVQYYRVNGNRVVTEITPDDYKFMATNDQVNNGASTSELSYENGQYVLDCELKKSDYPWPYCGLSIHIDPDITRGLDLSQYHLFRFNIEYQAEGDSRRRLRTYLRNYNPAYSVPDDEYTHKYNGLEFSVDGDGGVIEIPIANLQVMTWWLADNNISLEHSAPEYSNVNMVEFATASGAKLGHHRIVIDSIEFEGSYITAENLFLGLLFIWVSTGIVFLLSELNSARKRMIIAERRHHHLENVNQYLRDQNDEFSEMAHYDELTGTLNRHAIRDWLGVQSQYVKLGHSKLTVLYMDIDYFKSVNDKFGHQMGDDILREFSMVVGRSIGTTDKLVRWGGEEFIVFCPEVGVDEAQMKAEKIRLLICQHLWIHGDPLTCSIGVAEMEPHRVADTIERADEALYQAKRSGRNQVFVSH, from the coding sequence GTGAAATGGACCCATAAGATAGTTATCTTTTTAGTTATCGCAACGTTTGCCATTGTGCAGTATTACCGTGTGAACGGGAATCGTGTGGTAACCGAGATTACGCCGGATGATTACAAATTTATGGCGACCAACGATCAAGTTAATAACGGAGCCAGCACGTCCGAATTGTCCTATGAAAATGGCCAATATGTTCTCGATTGTGAACTTAAAAAATCGGACTATCCTTGGCCTTATTGCGGCCTATCGATTCATATCGATCCTGATATTACCCGCGGCCTTGACCTTTCCCAATACCACCTCTTTAGATTCAACATTGAGTATCAAGCAGAGGGTGACTCTCGTCGCCGTTTACGAACTTATCTGCGTAATTATAACCCTGCTTACTCTGTTCCTGATGATGAGTACACGCATAAGTACAATGGGCTAGAGTTTTCTGTTGACGGGGATGGTGGAGTGATTGAAATCCCTATCGCTAATCTTCAGGTGATGACATGGTGGTTAGCCGACAATAATATTTCACTAGAGCATTCAGCCCCTGAATATTCAAACGTTAACATGGTTGAGTTCGCTACAGCCTCTGGAGCTAAACTTGGTCATCACCGAATTGTGATAGACAGCATTGAGTTTGAAGGTTCGTACATTACCGCAGAAAACCTGTTCTTAGGCTTACTGTTCATTTGGGTCAGCACGGGTATTGTGTTTTTACTTTCAGAGCTGAACAGTGCACGTAAACGTATGATTATCGCTGAGAGAAGGCATCACCATTTGGAAAATGTGAATCAATATCTGAGAGATCAGAATGATGAGTTTTCTGAAATGGCACACTATGATGAATTAACGGGCACTCTTAATCGACATGCAATTCGAGATTGGTTAGGTGTGCAGTCGCAATACGTTAAGCTCGGTCATAGTAAGCTAACGGTGTTGTATATGGATATCGATTACTTCAAGAGCGTGAATGACAAATTCGGACATCAAATGGGTGACGATATTTTACGCGAGTTCAGCATGGTGGTAGGCCGTTCCATTGGCACAACAGACAAGTTAGTGCGTTGGGGGGGGGAAGAGTTTATCGTTTTTTGCCCTGAAGTCGGCGTGGATGAAGCGCAGATGAAAGCGGAAAAAATTCGATTGTTGATTTGCCAACACCTTTGGATACACGGTGATCCGCTGACATGCAGCATTGGCGTTGCCGAGATGGAGCCCCATAGAGTGGCTGACACCATTGAGCGCGCTGATGAGGCTCTATACCAAGCCAAGCGCTCAGGGCGAAATCAGGTGTTCGTGAGTCACTAA
- a CDS encoding DUF2797 domain-containing protein: MSLLAKGTLKKMSASLDGTVTYRLPIGEEFVELNPLMGKTINLTHTGNIFCCSCGKKTKKSYSQGHCFVCMKKLASCDMCIMKPETCHYDEGTCREPQWGEENCMVDHFVYLSNTSSLKVGITRHTQIPTRWIDQGATQGLPILKVKTRQISGLIEVELAKHIADKTNWRTLLKGDGDDMELVEKAKELLPLVEDKIQEIRAKFGDDAIEILSENITSLSYPVEQHPVKIVSHNFDKNPEVTGVLQGIKGQYLILDTGVINIRKFGSYEVEVSA; the protein is encoded by the coding sequence ATGTCTTTATTAGCAAAAGGAACACTCAAGAAAATGAGTGCTTCCCTCGATGGTACGGTTACCTACCGTTTACCAATCGGTGAAGAGTTTGTCGAGCTAAACCCTCTGATGGGTAAAACCATCAACCTCACCCATACCGGCAATATTTTTTGTTGTTCGTGTGGTAAGAAAACCAAGAAAAGCTACTCTCAAGGCCACTGCTTTGTGTGCATGAAAAAGCTAGCAAGCTGCGACATGTGCATCATGAAGCCAGAGACTTGCCACTATGATGAAGGCACTTGTCGTGAGCCTCAATGGGGTGAAGAGAACTGCATGGTTGATCACTTCGTTTACCTATCGAACACATCAAGCCTTAAGGTCGGTATTACTCGTCACACTCAAATCCCTACCCGTTGGATTGACCAAGGCGCGACTCAAGGCTTGCCTATCTTGAAGGTAAAAACACGTCAGATTTCTGGCCTGATCGAAGTAGAGTTGGCAAAGCACATTGCTGACAAAACCAACTGGCGCACGCTGCTTAAAGGCGACGGCGACGATATGGAGTTGGTAGAAAAAGCCAAAGAACTATTGCCGTTGGTTGAGGATAAAATCCAAGAGATCAGAGCGAAGTTTGGCGACGATGCAATCGAGATTCTTAGTGAGAACATCACTTCACTGAGCTACCCAGTTGAGCAGCACCCAGTGAAGATTGTGTCGCATAACTTTGATAAGAACCCTGAAGTGACAGGCGTACTTCAAGGCATTAAAGGCCAATACCTTATCCTAGATACAGGTGTGATTAACATCCGTAAATTTGGTTCTTACGAAGTGGAAGTGTCTGCATAA
- a CDS encoding sensor domain-containing diguanylate cyclase, producing MPSIDFESTYGVIIIQDMNIVSVDANYARIYGYQSPEDLLTNSNSFLDLISEDYHVAACQNYRDTMSGQREPRGHTYTNVDRNGREFTVFTIDHLTEWQGRPALQVTVIDLSPAIELQNLVRKQDQMYYDMIMQSAQGIIVHRDFKPLMANPSWVKLQGGKSIEQALQLDSILDLIPQNNTNDIRKHYQAIISGELSGTSTVVENIGFDGIHRFFNIYDNAITWKGQPAVQVVLEDVTQKVMLEKQLVHQANYDEMTDLLNRRAIYEWLREHMSSNNYLVCMLLDIDDFKSINDTYGHMVGDEVICALANITKRNAEKVGGVAGRWGGEEFIIFIPNASLETAHEVSEGVRQQFHQVEFKIDEQLRFNSSVSIGISDSQACEDGVTIDALVNLTDQSLYRAKANGKNCVDGDVVAL from the coding sequence ATGCCTTCAATAGATTTCGAATCCACGTACGGTGTCATCATTATTCAAGATATGAATATTGTTAGCGTTGATGCTAATTATGCTCGCATCTATGGGTATCAGTCACCTGAGGATCTGCTTACCAATAGCAATAGCTTTCTGGATTTGATATCAGAAGATTATCACGTTGCGGCGTGTCAAAATTACCGAGACACCATGTCGGGACAACGTGAACCGAGAGGGCATACTTACACCAATGTTGATCGCAATGGTAGAGAGTTCACGGTGTTTACTATCGATCATCTGACCGAGTGGCAAGGTCGGCCTGCACTGCAAGTGACGGTCATTGATCTTTCCCCTGCGATTGAGCTGCAAAATTTAGTGCGTAAGCAAGATCAAATGTACTACGATATGATCATGCAGTCAGCACAGGGCATCATAGTTCACCGAGATTTCAAGCCGTTAATGGCCAATCCCTCATGGGTAAAACTCCAAGGCGGAAAATCTATTGAGCAAGCTTTACAGCTAGACTCTATCCTCGATCTTATTCCACAGAACAATACCAATGACATCCGCAAACATTACCAAGCCATTATCTCTGGTGAGTTATCGGGAACGAGTACCGTTGTTGAAAACATTGGCTTCGATGGTATTCATCGATTTTTTAATATTTACGACAATGCGATTACTTGGAAAGGTCAGCCAGCCGTTCAGGTTGTACTCGAAGATGTGACGCAAAAGGTGATGTTGGAAAAGCAGTTGGTTCACCAAGCGAACTACGATGAAATGACCGACTTACTTAACCGCAGAGCGATTTATGAGTGGTTGAGAGAGCACATGTCATCTAACAACTACCTTGTGTGTATGCTGCTGGATATCGATGATTTTAAGTCGATTAATGACACTTACGGTCATATGGTTGGTGATGAGGTCATTTGTGCTTTGGCTAATATTACCAAGCGCAATGCCGAGAAAGTCGGTGGGGTCGCAGGCCGTTGGGGTGGTGAAGAGTTCATTATATTTATCCCAAATGCGTCTCTTGAAACAGCACACGAGGTGTCAGAAGGGGTTCGCCAACAGTTCCATCAAGTCGAGTTCAAAATCGATGAACAGTTACGATTTAATTCGAGTGTCAGTATCGGAATCAGTGATAGCCAAGCCTGTGAAGACGGTGTCACGATCGATGCACTCGTGAATTTAACCGATCAATCTCTCTATCGCGCGAAAGCCAACGGCAAGAATTGTGTAGACGGAGATGTGGTTGCGCTTTAA
- a CDS encoding cysteine desulfurase-like protein: MSFILNNVRQQFSALGQYHNGKPVTFFDGPGGAQVPENVLASMSEYLGHFNSNLGGHYFSSQKTTGLMQQARESVQALLNAESSDNVVFGANMTSLTFQLSRAISRDWQEGDEVIVTALDHYSNVSSWQQAADDKGAIVRQVRVDESDCSLDMAHFESLLNEKTKLVAVTFASNTTGSIVDMDKVIELAHQHGALVYVDAVHYAPHHLIDVQQLKCDFLACSAYKFFGPHVGIAYVAPQWLQTLKPYKVEPATNIGPGRFETGTQSFEGLAGVIAAVDYLAQLGEPTDSLRARLEQSYALYNQHESQLSAYFLKRLSDLEGVKLYGKTEFDSNLRTPTFAVTFDDHSPEFIAKKLGEHNICVWNGHFYALGLVKQLGIEEQGVVRIGCMHYNSIEEIDLLFNVLESVLRSR; this comes from the coding sequence ATGTCCTTCATTCTTAATAATGTACGCCAGCAATTTAGCGCGTTAGGCCAATATCACAATGGCAAGCCAGTTACTTTCTTTGATGGCCCAGGCGGTGCTCAAGTGCCTGAGAATGTTTTAGCTTCAATGAGCGAATACCTAGGGCATTTTAATTCCAACTTAGGCGGTCACTATTTTTCTAGCCAGAAAACGACAGGTTTGATGCAGCAAGCTCGAGAGTCGGTTCAAGCGCTACTGAATGCGGAATCTTCTGACAACGTTGTGTTCGGCGCGAACATGACCTCGCTGACTTTCCAACTGAGTCGAGCGATCAGTCGCGATTGGCAAGAGGGTGATGAAGTTATCGTCACCGCGTTAGACCATTACTCAAATGTATCGAGTTGGCAGCAAGCGGCAGACGATAAAGGCGCGATTGTTCGCCAAGTTCGCGTAGACGAGTCGGATTGCAGTTTGGATATGGCGCATTTTGAGTCACTACTTAACGAGAAAACCAAACTTGTCGCAGTCACGTTTGCTTCGAATACGACAGGCTCGATTGTCGACATGGATAAAGTTATTGAGCTTGCACACCAACATGGCGCGCTGGTGTATGTCGATGCCGTGCATTACGCTCCACACCATCTGATCGATGTCCAACAACTGAAGTGCGACTTTTTAGCGTGTTCGGCGTATAAGTTCTTCGGCCCGCATGTGGGCATCGCGTATGTTGCGCCTCAATGGCTGCAAACGTTAAAGCCTTACAAGGTAGAGCCTGCGACCAATATTGGCCCAGGCCGATTTGAGACGGGAACCCAAAGCTTCGAAGGTCTTGCTGGCGTGATTGCTGCAGTGGATTACTTGGCCCAATTAGGCGAACCAACGGATTCATTACGTGCTCGTTTAGAGCAAAGCTACGCGCTTTACAATCAACACGAAAGCCAACTCAGTGCGTATTTTCTAAAACGCTTGTCTGATCTCGAAGGGGTCAAACTCTATGGGAAGACGGAGTTTGACTCGAATCTAAGAACACCTACCTTTGCGGTGACATTTGATGATCACTCGCCAGAGTTCATCGCCAAGAAGTTAGGCGAGCATAATATCTGTGTGTGGAATGGGCATTTCTACGCGTTAGGGCTAGTGAAACAGCTGGGTATTGAAGAGCAGGGGGTGGTGCGTATTGGTTGTATGCATTACAACTCGATTGAAGAGATCGACTTATTGTTCAATGTACTGGAGAGTGTTTTAAGAAGTCGCTAA
- a CDS encoding 2OG-Fe dioxygenase family protein, which produces MLHAHENTLHITHLSNHAVKELSPSFSKLPSTEHADGQFRLRRYSVVEFSHGQVVELDKHNFVQSEDINHFQGDVVRQFEPIEAQILSSEGMQEMCELFIETNGLEDGQEIEIHQIRIAAIFEETQVAPEGVHQDGFDHIAIIGVTRHNIVGGEVMLYQDSHEAPFFRKVLEDGEVAMLADSKLWHNAQPIRTIDHDEMGYMDVFVLTAKDARNVLHS; this is translated from the coding sequence ATGTTACATGCTCACGAAAATACCCTACATATTACCCACCTCAGTAACCACGCGGTTAAGGAGTTGTCACCTTCATTCTCTAAGCTACCAAGCACAGAGCATGCGGATGGCCAGTTCAGATTGAGAAGGTACTCAGTGGTTGAATTCAGTCATGGACAAGTCGTTGAGCTAGACAAACATAACTTTGTTCAGTCTGAAGACATTAATCACTTTCAAGGTGACGTTGTTCGCCAGTTCGAGCCGATTGAAGCACAAATTCTCAGCAGCGAAGGTATGCAAGAGATGTGTGAGCTTTTTATTGAAACCAATGGGCTTGAAGACGGGCAAGAAATCGAAATTCATCAAATTCGTATTGCCGCTATTTTTGAAGAGACACAGGTTGCACCCGAAGGTGTCCATCAAGATGGTTTTGACCACATCGCGATCATTGGTGTTACTCGCCACAACATCGTTGGTGGTGAAGTGATGCTGTACCAAGATAGCCACGAAGCGCCATTTTTTAGAAAAGTACTTGAAGATGGCGAAGTGGCGATGCTTGCTGACAGTAAGCTGTGGCACAACGCACAACCGATTCGCACCATAGACCACGATGAGATGGGTTACATGGATGTGTTTGTACTAACGGCTAAGGATGCGCGCAATGTCCTTCATTCTTAA
- the folK gene encoding 2-amino-4-hydroxy-6-hydroxymethyldihydropteridine diphosphokinase, with translation MTTVYVSIGSNINREHHITESLNALNSRFAPLHISNFYDCEPVGFEGDNFLNLVVGFECNLPVAELAKALHQIELENGRKRETKAYASRTLDIDILLYGNQVGIVDGVELPRGEITEYAFVLRPLVDVAAHQHHPTLDISFQHLWNNFDQRSQKTELIPVKISFI, from the coding sequence ATGACCACCGTCTATGTCAGCATCGGAAGCAACATTAACCGTGAACATCACATCACAGAATCTCTCAACGCATTGAATAGTCGCTTTGCACCTCTACACATTTCTAATTTCTACGATTGTGAGCCTGTTGGTTTTGAAGGGGACAACTTTCTGAACCTAGTCGTTGGCTTTGAATGCAATCTCCCTGTCGCAGAGCTGGCGAAGGCTTTACATCAAATCGAACTCGAGAATGGTCGAAAGCGTGAGACCAAAGCGTATGCTTCACGAACCCTAGATATCGATATCCTTCTTTATGGTAATCAAGTGGGTATTGTCGACGGAGTAGAACTGCCTAGAGGTGAAATCACCGAGTACGCTTTTGTGCTTCGACCGTTAGTTGATGTTGCCGCGCACCAACATCATCCCACTCTAGACATCTCTTTTCAGCATCTTTGGAACAACTTCGATCAGCGGAGTCAGAAAACCGAACTTATCCCTGTCAAGATCAGTTTCATTTAG
- the folX gene encoding dihydroneopterin triphosphate 2'-epimerase — translation MNHNAIITITNLRLRTFIGFNEEEKTKQQDIVINAEIHYPANNLCLSDDVENALNYKNICKKIIQHVESGRFLLLEKLTSDVLGICIDHSWVRYAQVRIDKPHALRFADSVSLTLSYEAELED, via the coding sequence ATGAATCACAATGCGATTATCACCATCACAAATCTCAGATTAAGAACCTTCATCGGCTTCAACGAAGAAGAAAAAACCAAGCAGCAAGACATCGTTATAAACGCGGAGATCCATTACCCCGCAAACAACCTCTGCCTCTCTGATGATGTGGAGAACGCACTTAACTACAAAAATATCTGCAAAAAAATCATTCAACATGTCGAATCTGGACGGTTTCTACTTTTAGAAAAGTTAACTAGCGACGTGCTCGGCATTTGTATCGACCATTCATGGGTTCGATACGCTCAAGTGAGAATTGACAAGCCTCATGCTCTACGTTTCGCCGATTCCGTCTCGCTCACCCTGAGCTATGAAGCAGAACTCGAAGATTAA
- the folE gene encoding GTP cyclohydrolase I FolE — translation MLTTEAEKVREALLEKGLETPMTSSEMNPDQKYNRIKGLLTEVVSTLGLDLTDDSLAETPHRIAKMYVHEIFSGLDYNNFPKISVIDNKMSVDEMVKVSDIDLTSTCEHHFITIDGLAQVAYIPESKILGLSKINRIVRFFAQRPQVQERLTQQILVAIQALVETENVAVTIKATHYCVKSRGVMDANSETTTTALGGSFKTNPQTRAEFLR, via the coding sequence ATGCTAACCACAGAAGCTGAAAAAGTAAGAGAAGCTTTGCTCGAAAAGGGATTAGAAACCCCGATGACATCGAGCGAAATGAATCCTGACCAGAAGTACAACCGTATTAAAGGACTTTTGACCGAAGTTGTCAGTACGCTTGGCCTGGATTTAACCGATGACAGTCTTGCTGAAACACCTCATCGCATTGCTAAGATGTACGTTCACGAGATATTTTCAGGACTCGACTACAATAACTTCCCCAAAATCAGTGTTATCGACAACAAAATGTCAGTTGATGAAATGGTTAAGGTATCGGATATAGATTTAACGTCGACGTGCGAACATCACTTCATCACCATCGATGGTTTAGCACAAGTGGCTTATATCCCTGAATCCAAGATTCTCGGGCTGTCTAAAATAAACCGTATTGTTCGATTCTTTGCTCAGCGTCCACAGGTTCAAGAGCGCCTTACTCAACAAATCCTGGTCGCGATACAGGCTCTGGTTGAAACCGAAAATGTGGCTGTGACGATTAAAGCAACTCACTACTGCGTTAAATCGAGAGGCGTGATGGACGCTAACTCTGAAACCACAACCACCGCGCTGGGTGGCAGTTTCAAAACTAACCCTCAAACAAGAGCTGAGTTTTTACGATGA
- the folM gene encoding dihydromonapterin reductase, whose product MSETILITGVGKRLGFALAQQLLSDGYNVVGTYRSDYPQLQLLRDRGADLQQVDFYQQSSLERFLHYVGQEYKTLRAIIHNASDWQPENKKNPSENASQIINRMMTVHACVPYLVNLTFKDQLMSGDKTSDIIHISDYVAEKGSKKHIAYAASKAALNNLTLSFSAMLAPKVKVNTISPAMIKFNEHDDEAYKTKALQKALIPTEAGYDEVIDGIKFVLASHYMTGRTLHLDGGRHLK is encoded by the coding sequence ATGAGTGAGACGATTCTAATAACCGGTGTGGGAAAGCGTTTAGGATTCGCTCTGGCGCAGCAACTTTTATCGGACGGATACAACGTGGTTGGCACTTACCGAAGTGACTATCCCCAACTGCAATTACTGCGCGACCGTGGAGCCGACTTGCAACAGGTAGACTTTTATCAACAAAGCAGCCTAGAGCGATTTCTTCATTACGTCGGTCAAGAATATAAGACCCTTCGAGCCATCATACATAATGCTTCCGATTGGCAGCCAGAAAACAAGAAAAACCCCAGTGAAAACGCATCGCAAATCATCAATCGAATGATGACGGTTCACGCCTGCGTGCCTTATCTGGTTAATCTGACGTTTAAAGACCAACTAATGTCTGGCGATAAAACGTCGGACATCATCCACATCAGTGATTACGTTGCGGAAAAAGGCAGTAAAAAACACATCGCTTACGCGGCCAGCAAAGCCGCACTCAACAACCTGACGCTATCGTTCTCAGCGATGCTGGCACCCAAAGTGAAAGTCAATACCATCTCTCCAGCTATGATTAAGTTCAATGAACATGACGACGAAGCGTACAAAACCAAAGCTTTGCAAAAAGCCCTGATTCCCACAGAGGCGGGCTATGATGAAGTGATCGATGGCATCAAGTTTGTTTTGGCTAGTCACTACATGACAGGAAGGACCCTGCACCTTGATGGGGGCAGACATTTGAAATGA
- the trxB gene encoding thioredoxin-disulfide reductase, producing MSDVKHCNLLILGSGPAGYTAAVYAARANLNPVLVTGMQQGGQLTTTTEVENWPGDAEGLTGPALMDRMKEHAERFETEILFDHINDVDLSNRPFRLKGDSGEYTCDALIISTGASAKYLGLESEEAFKGRGVSACATCDGFFYRNQKVAVVGGGNTAVEEALYLSNIASEVHLVHRRDTFRAEKILVKRLMDKVENGNIVLHTDRTLDEVLGDDMGVTGVRIKDTQSDKTEDIEVMGAFIAIGHQPNTEIFKGQVDMKDDYIIVQSGLEGNATQTSIPGVFAAGDVMDHNYRQAITSAGTGCMAALDAERYLDSLNDK from the coding sequence ATGAGCGACGTAAAGCACTGTAATTTATTGATTCTTGGTTCTGGCCCTGCTGGCTATACAGCTGCAGTTTACGCTGCTCGTGCAAATCTAAATCCAGTACTGGTTACCGGTATGCAGCAAGGTGGTCAGCTTACCACCACAACAGAAGTAGAAAACTGGCCGGGTGATGCTGAAGGTTTAACGGGTCCAGCACTGATGGATCGCATGAAAGAGCACGCAGAGCGCTTTGAAACAGAGATCCTGTTCGACCACATTAACGATGTCGACCTATCAAACCGCCCTTTCCGTTTGAAAGGCGATTCTGGCGAGTACACGTGTGATGCTTTGATCATCTCCACGGGAGCATCAGCTAAGTACCTCGGTTTAGAGTCTGAAGAGGCATTCAAAGGCCGTGGTGTTTCGGCTTGTGCAACGTGTGATGGTTTCTTCTACCGAAACCAGAAAGTGGCGGTTGTTGGTGGAGGTAACACGGCGGTTGAAGAAGCGCTTTACCTGTCTAACATCGCATCTGAAGTTCACCTAGTTCACCGCCGCGACACGTTCCGCGCTGAAAAGATTCTAGTGAAACGTTTAATGGACAAAGTAGAGAACGGCAACATTGTTCTTCACACTGATCGCACGCTAGACGAAGTTTTAGGCGACGACATGGGCGTAACGGGCGTTCGTATTAAAGATACTCAGTCTGATAAGACAGAAGACATCGAAGTAATGGGCGCATTCATTGCTATCGGTCACCAACCAAACACTGAAATCTTCAAAGGCCAAGTCGACATGAAAGATGACTACATCATCGTACAATCTGGTCTTGAAGGTAACGCAACACAAACCAGCATCCCTGGCGTGTTCGCGGCTGGTGATGTAATGGATCACAATTACCGCCAAGCCATTACTTCAGCGGGGACAGGTTGTATGGCTGCACTGGATGCTGAGCGCTACCTAGATAGCCTAAACGATAAGTAA
- the cydD gene encoding heme ABC transporter permease/ATP-binding protein CydD codes for MDKKKQRSLNKWLKQQSKLAKRWLMIAISLGVLSSVFLIAQAALLASILHQLIIENVDKSELVGHFIGLAFSVVGRAGCTWGREIAGYRCGEQVRIYIRQLILNKLRELGPAYIKGKPAGTWATLLLEQVEDMQDFFSRYLPQMSLSVMVPFIILVVVFPVNWAAGLIFLITAPLVPLFMALVGMKAADANRKNFKALQRLSGHFYDRLQSMTTIRLFDRTSSETEVLKGASEVFRTRTMDVLKIAFLSSAVLEFFTSISIAMTAVYFGFTYIGELNFGHYGAGITLFAGLFILILAPEFYQPLRDLGTFYHAKQQAVGAAESIVEFLETDITKVKSGNTPLDSDQGVGIVAQDLKVISPEGIQLVGPVSFALNTHQSTALVGPSGAGKTSLINAILGFMPYEGSLKINGIELRDLDLASWRKTISWVGQNPLLLHGTIRDNVTLGKHNITDQVVENALEQSFANEFVNEHGLNYMISDRSGGLSVGQSQRLALARAMIQDGQFWLLDEPTASLDTRSEQLVMRGINSNIENRTALLVTHQLAPLQSVDNIMVMRDGGLVEQGHYSQLSTAGGLFEEMLNANLAQQDNKGNLDA; via the coding sequence ATGGATAAGAAAAAACAACGCAGCTTGAACAAGTGGCTCAAGCAACAAAGTAAGTTAGCAAAACGCTGGCTTATGATTGCGATTAGCCTTGGTGTACTTTCAAGCGTGTTCTTAATTGCTCAAGCAGCGCTTCTCGCCTCTATTCTTCACCAGTTGATCATCGAGAATGTCGATAAATCTGAACTGGTTGGTCATTTCATAGGTTTGGCATTCTCGGTTGTTGGCCGTGCTGGATGTACATGGGGACGTGAAATCGCGGGTTACCGATGCGGTGAACAGGTTCGTATATACATCAGGCAGCTAATTCTCAATAAATTACGTGAGCTTGGCCCGGCTTATATCAAAGGTAAACCTGCCGGTACGTGGGCAACCTTGCTGTTAGAACAAGTAGAAGACATGCAAGATTTCTTCTCTCGCTACTTACCTCAGATGTCTCTATCGGTGATGGTTCCATTTATCATCCTTGTGGTTGTATTCCCTGTAAACTGGGCGGCAGGTTTAATCTTCTTGATTACCGCACCACTGGTGCCGCTGTTTATGGCACTTGTTGGCATGAAAGCCGCAGACGCCAACCGTAAAAACTTTAAAGCGCTTCAACGCCTATCTGGTCACTTTTACGACCGTCTTCAGTCCATGACAACCATTCGTTTATTCGATAGAACAAGCTCAGAAACGGAGGTACTTAAAGGTGCATCGGAAGTATTCAGAACGCGCACTATGGATGTATTGAAAATCGCTTTCTTATCGTCTGCGGTGCTTGAATTTTTCACTTCAATCTCAATTGCAATGACGGCGGTTTACTTCGGTTTTACTTATATTGGCGAACTGAACTTTGGTCATTACGGCGCTGGCATTACACTATTCGCCGGTCTATTTATTCTTATCTTAGCGCCTGAATTTTACCAGCCTCTGCGTGACCTAGGTACTTTTTACCATGCCAAGCAACAAGCCGTCGGGGCTGCTGAAAGTATTGTTGAGTTCTTAGAAACGGATATTACCAAAGTAAAATCGGGCAATACTCCACTCGATTCCGATCAAGGTGTCGGTATTGTGGCTCAAGATCTCAAGGTGATCAGTCCGGAAGGCATTCAACTGGTTGGCCCTGTTTCGTTTGCATTGAACACCCACCAGTCGACGGCACTGGTCGGGCCAAGTGGCGCAGGTAAAACGAGTTTGATCAACGCTATTCTTGGTTTCATGCCTTATGAAGGAAGCTTGAAAATCAATGGCATTGAATTGCGTGACCTCGATTTAGCCTCTTGGCGTAAAACCATTAGTTGGGTTGGGCAAAACCCCTTGCTACTGCATGGCACAATTCGTGACAACGTCACCCTAGGTAAGCACAATATCACCGACCAAGTTGTTGAGAATGCACTTGAGCAATCTTTTGCTAACGAATTCGTAAACGAGCACGGCTTGAATTATATGATTTCTGATCGTTCTGGCGGCCTGTCTGTTGGTCAATCTCAACGTTTGGCACTGGCTCGCGCCATGATTCAAGATGGCCAGTTCTGGTTACTCGATGAACCCACTGCCAGCCTAGATACTCGTAGTGAGCAGCTAGTAATGAGAGGCATCAACAGCAACATTGAAAACCGTACTGCCCTGCTTGTGACGCACCAACTGGCTCCTCTTCAATCGGTCGATAACATTATGGTTATGCGCGATGGTGGTCTTGTGGAACAAGGTCATTACTCTCAGCTTTCAACTGCAGGTGGTTTATTTGAAGAGATGCTAAACGCGAACTTAGCTCAACAAGACAATAAGGGTAATTTAGATGCGTGA